In Naumovozyma castellii chromosome 1, complete genome, one DNA window encodes the following:
- the GRH1 gene encoding Grh1p (ancestral locus Anc_1.32) → MFRIAKSFVRTIEQSVQDTLALSNDQNQLDAFFQCIPPNLIYNQLTPTSTDNGLSASINSSLAGLRVVWVDELQLQLNSFFDYIVGLNDDPLPLTTNQHGFSYPDYNAIYKLLNDISITAQQGHSPMVKLNIWSAKGGTFRDEYITLTPKDETHLDEISLNNTNTAQQNTFQPLGFKVQWTPLIGATYTYHILNLNIPGGPAQLAGLIPDEDYIVNCQDGLLSTGGETLLQDIVRTRANHDLILYVYNKVSDCVRPITVHIGPDGRLGCGVGYGFLHRIPTVKQQQQQMSSSLPPPIDSADSFIPSQQLHTTPAPPPSAHRKKKVATAVDDPNMLEYFNEGKDKFTRPPTTTESDGASAVPPPPIIHKEKESEQE, encoded by the coding sequence ATGTTCAGAATCGCGAAATCATTCGTCAGAACCATCGAGCAGAGTGTTCAGGACACTCTCGCCCTCTCCAACGACCAGAACCAACTGGACGCATTCTTCCAATGCATCCCGCCAAACTTGATCTACAACCAACTGACACCCACTTCCACGGACAACGGTTTATCTGCCTCCATAAATTCTTCTCTCGCCGGACTAAGAGTCGTATGGGTCGATGAATTGCAACTACAGTTGAACTCATTCTTCGACTACATTGTCGGTTTGAACGACGACCCTTTACCGCTAACTACAAACCAACACGGCTTCTCATACCCGGATTACAACGCCATATACAAACTACTAAACGATATATCCATCACGGCACAACAGGGCCACTCTCCCATGGTCAAATTGAACATTTGGTCCGCCAAGGGAGGCACTTTCAGAGACGAATACATCACACTCACACCGAAGGATGAAACTCATCTCGATGAAATATCCCTCAATAACACAAACACGGCACAACAGAACACATTTCAACCTTTGGGATTCAAAGTACAATGGACTCCCCTCATTGGCGCCACTTACACCTACCATATATTGAACTTGAACATCCCTGGCGGACCAGCACAATTGGCTGGCCTGATCCCGGATGAAGATTACATCGTCAATTGTCAGGATGGTCTGTTGTCCACTGGAGGTGAGACTTTACTACAGGATATCGTAAGAACAAGGGCTAACCATGATTTGATCTTGTATGTATATAACAAGGTTTCCGATTGTGTAAGACCCATCACAGTACATATAGGACCCGATGGAAGGCTGGGTTGTGGTGTTGGGTATGGCTTTTTGCATAGAATACCCACAGTCAagcaacagcagcaacaaaTGTCCTCGTCGTTGCCTCCACCAATTGACTCTGCAGACAGTTTCATACCTTCACAGCAACTACACACCACTCCGGCACCACCACCATCTGCAcatagaaagaaaaaggtCGCTACTGCTGTGGATGATCCAAATATGCTGGAGTATTTCAACGAGGGCAAGGACAAGTTTACCAGACCACCCACGACAACTGAAAGCGATGGGGCTTCCGCagtaccaccaccacctaTTATTCACAAGGAAAAAGAGTCAGAACAAGAATAA
- the EMI2 gene encoding putative glucokinase (ancestral locus Anc_1.33) — MSFENLHKAGEHALTEAVDKIVKDFEVTPEKLDELTAYFIESMEKGLQYDANDPHNNDRGLPMIPSYVTGKPNGTEQGVLMAADLGATHFRVCSVQLNGDHTFNIEQMKSKIPEELLYDENVTNDELFSFLGRRTRAFIRKHHPEVLKNKALNLNQDPDAPIGDDEDSINNNTLDVLKMGFSFSYPVDQKSIGSGTLIRWTKGFKIEDTIGKDVVKSFQDQLDAHGLDMIRVVALTNDTVGTFLAHCYTSGDAETMTGEVSDPVIGGIFGTGTNGCYMEDLDNIKKLTDEEKAKFKQHGKTKMVINTEWGSFDNDLLHLPVTQYDIDIDEKFSSNPGFHLFEKRVSAMFLGEILRNTLVDLHQRRLILTQYKTHDQLPHRLKTPFELATEVLSRIEIDDSSNLRETELSFLQSLRLPTTMAERKEIQRLVRAISRRSAYLSSVPIAGILIKTGALHKRYHGEVEVGCAGSLIEYYPGYRSMLRHALSLSPIGTDGERKVHLKQCKDGATVGSALCALVA; from the coding sequence ATGTCCTTCGAGAACCTGCACAAGGCCGGCGAACATGCCCTCACGGAAGCCGTAGACAAGATCGTCAAGGACTTCGAAGTCACTCCAGAAAAGCTAGACGAACTAACCGCATACTTCATAGAGTCCATGGAGAAGGGACTCCAATACGACGCCAATGATCCACATAATAACGACAGAGGCTTGCCCATGATTCCATCCTACGTCACGGGGAAGCCCAACGGGACTGAACAGGGGGTCCTTATGGCTGCTGATTTGGGAGCTACCCATTTTAGAGTATGTTCCGTTCAATTGAATGGTGATCATACTTTTAACATTGAACAAATGAAATCCAAGATCCCGGAAGAATTGCTTTACGATGAAAATGTTactaatgatgaattgtttaGTTTCTTGGGGAGAAGAACTAGAGCATTCATTAGAAAGCATCATCCAGAAGTGTTGAAGAACAAGgcattgaatttgaatcaaGATCCTGATGCCCCTATTGGAGACGATGAAgattccattaataataatacccTTGACGTGTTGAAGATGGGGTTTTCCTTCTCATATCCAGTGGACCAAAAATCTATCGGTTCAGGTACTTTGATTAGATGGACCAAGGGCTTTAAGATTGAAGATACTATCGGTAAGGACGTCGTGAAATCATTCCAAGACCAATTGGACGCTCATGGGTTGGATATGATTAGAGTCGTCGCATTAACAAACGATACCGTAGGTACTTTCTTGGCTCATTGTTACACTTCAGGGGATGCAGAAACAATGACGGGTGAAGTTTCTGACCCTGTCATTGGTGGGATCTTTGGTACAGGTACTAATGGTTGTTACATGGAAGATTTAGATAACATTAAGAAATTGACAGATGAAGAGAAGGCCAAATTCAAACAACATGGTAAGACTAAGATGGTCATTAACACGGAATGGGGGTCCTTCGATAATGATTTACTACATTTACCAGTAACACAATATGATATcgatattgatgaaaaattctcCTCTAACCCAGGTTTCCATTTGTTTGAAAAACGTGTCTCTGCCATGTTCCTTGGTGAAATCCTAAGAAACACTTTGGTCGATTTACATCAAAGACGTTTAATCTTAACACAATACAAGACCCATGATCAATTACCTCATCGTTTGAAGACCCCCTTCGAATTGGCCACAGAGGTGTTATCCcgtattgaaattgatgattcaTCCAATTTGAGAGAAACAGAATTATCATTCTTACAAAGTTTAAGACTACCGACTACTATGGCAGAACGTaaggaaattcaaagattagTCCGTGCCATCTCTCGTAGATCAGCTTACTTATCTTCTGTCCCCATCGCAGGTATCCTCATCAAGACAGGTGCATTACACAAGAGATATCATGGGGAAGTCGAAGTCGGTTGTGCTGGTTCCTTGATAGAATATTATCCAGGTTATAGATCAATGTTAAGACATGCATTGTCATTAAGTCCAATTGGAACAGATGGGGAACGTAAAGTCCATTTGAAGCAATGTAAGGACGGTGCTACCGTCGGGAGTGCCTTGTGTGCTTTGGTGGCTTAA